Sequence from the Argentina anserina chromosome 7, drPotAnse1.1, whole genome shotgun sequence genome:
aaaaTAGGTAGGCGCAATATGTGGAAAAATGAGGTAGTATGAGTTATTATTTGTCCCAATGACAAACTTGGTAATCTTGcaaatttaggttttattattcaggtttaaaatttatttttcttaaattttttatttaatctaATAAATAGGTGGGTGTAAATTGAAGTGAAGAGTTAAATCTAAAATAGGTATACCTTTTAGGGTGCACATCTAAATGCCCCTTCTTTCTAAGCATGTTGTCTACACTCCCCATTTTAGAATTCGACGAGGGTGATCATCGGTTTCACAAAGACAACGACTTTGTTCAGCACAAAAAATTTACCAACATAACATTACTTGGTAGTCGGTAGTTGGTACTATGTGAGAAAGATAGAAAAGCGAAGAAATAACTCCCTCAGACAAATTCGGGCTTCGGATAATTAGATACTCATCCGGAGACGCCAGTATGATACATAAGTTACTGTCTTGTTCAATCAAGAGAGGAGTGAAATAGTGGGATATTAACCTTGGAGGGTTTACCGTGAAAAACTACTACTACCTGTGCCCAACCTTAAATTTGGAGCATGTTAGAATGAAGAACATTGACAGTTTTGTCGAGCCTATTGACTACTGTCTCTGTGCGCCTTCTTCCTGCTTCTTTGAAAATCATGTCTCTTAAACCTGTTCAATTCGATCACGATGCTCTCTTTTCTTAGTTTGGGAGTGCGGAGTGCCCTTACATTGAGCATGTATCGTTATCTTCATGTTCTTTTGAATTCCCCGAGATTCTTCCTAAAAGTCATACACTCAAATCCATGGAACTTAAGAACTGCAAGGCTTCGAAAGCTGAACTTCACCTCGAACATCTTGAATCTCTTACCATCGATCATTTCATCAGATTTTCCGTTGACAAGTGTGCCTGAAAAGATGCTTGGAATTGAAACATGTGAGTATATATATGCTCAGTACTTGCAACGTTTATTTGGCCGTTAATTTTTACATGGAGAATGTCATGATGTCAATGCCATAATCGATGCTCCAGCCATTAGTTTTATTGGTTACACAGGTCATCTGGAGTCCAAAGTTTCTTTAAAAgctccaaaattatataattcatATATCGAACCGTTGAAGGAAGAATCATCATTGTTCCCCGAGCCATGGAAGCATGTTCAAAAACTGAAAGATTTTCTTCAACAATTTGGTAATTGCAAGGAGATGACCCTCTGTGTTGTCCATTTTGAGGATCTCATATTTCCAGAAGATTTTAGAAAGGCCTTGGCTTCACCAATATTGCCAAATCTAGAATTTGTTGAACTTGCAATTCAGAACCCTCCTACATATGAGAGAGATAAGCAAAACTTGAAGGGACTCCATGTATTGGATGGCACCTGCTCtcatatgagagagagagagagagagagagagagagagagagagagagagagagagagagagagagacttgaAGGACTCCTCGCATTGGATGGCTAATTGGTTGGACACCTATTCAAACTAGATTAATGCGTAGAAATTAGGAACACAAATCTGTTTAGGTATACCAAACACTGAAATCCAACCTTTTTTGGCTTGATGAAAGCAGTTATTTTCCTAACTCTTTCTACTCCCAGCTAGAGGTTTCTAATTTTTGGAATCGATCAATAAGCAACATGTTACGCATTATCTTGTAGAAGTAGGAGATTCTCTAATCAAATCGTTAAGCGCATGCAAAGAAAAAAGGGTTTAAATCTTGATTAGTTCAAGTTATAACAAAAACTGTTTCTTGTCTTCACAAATATAACATATATACACAGAGGCAGTGTTACAGGACAATTGCGGTTGTTCTAATATGGAGAAAGGAAGCAGAGAATAACTGGGGACAAATACGTTACACTTATTTAACTCCGGGATCATTCCGGAAGGGGTGTCTCCGAATACTCTGCTCCTATTAAAGTGTTTCAACATCCATTGGAGTGGTGTTTCAGTCGCTAAGAACCTACAAGTTCCGCAAAGGATTCACACATCAGATTAAAGGGCATATATTCGATCAATTTCCGAATTGGAGTAGTCTGAGGGCATCCATGAGTTGGATCCGCTCCTCCTTGTGCTCTTATCTTTCTTCCTCAAGGCTCGGTGCCGCTTTGACTTCACCACATAATATGTCATGGTGCCAAGAACCGCTGCCATTATCATTCCCCCAACAACTGTTACCAGAATTGCAGCCCACTTATGATGTCGACCAACCACAATATAAGAGGAGGCCATGAATGCCACTGAAGTGCAAACTGAGGCAAGCCACATCAACTTGTTGATGATTTCTACCACCTTTTTCTCTGCTTTTGTCTCGCCTCTGACCAATGTAATTTGAACCACCACAACGGCCAAAGATGTAAAAAGAGCAAAGGCattaaaaatgaagaagatttTGAATGGAAGAGAGTTCACTACCACAGCAGTCCCATCATCCTTATCACCACCAGGCACAGTGAAGATAGCTGCAAAAGCAACCGTTGCAAACAGAACAGCCACAACAGTGACTGAGTTGGTCGCATTGTTGATTCCTTCTCTATGGAGCTTCCTGAGATCTTTTGAAATATTCTGAACATTTTTATTGGTTTTCCTTGTTTGTTCAAGCTGGATATGAACATCATTCTTGATCTGAGTCACTGTCTTTCTCAATTCATCCCTTGGTTGATTCAGTTCATTAGCTCTAACAGCACCGTATTTATAAAGACAAGCTCTGACTTCTGCTGATTCTTCTGAAAGTGGAAGCTCTTCAGCAATGTCAAGAGCGGTTTTGTGGTCCCTGTTCAGTGCATTAACATTGCTGTCTGGTAGGGATAACAACTCATTTACTATCTGcaaggaaagaaaaacaagttACCACAATtcattttataatttcaaTGATCAAATACCTTGCTCAAATTGAAGGATAGATGTTAAGCATCcgatgataaaaaaaagtttatcatatttgaaaaagagaagaaagctTTTGCACAAACTGAGAACAACTGTGCGCAAAAGCTAGTGAGTTTAAGCGAGTTTTGTTGGACTAAAACTAAAATATGCAAAATTAACTCTACAGGAACTGCAAACTCATGTTTGAGAGGAACAATGTTAAAGATGAGGGAAAAGATGAGGGAACCCATCTTCGATCTCAGGACCTCATGGTCTCTGCAATTAAAGCATAGCCTATAGACCACTGAGTGACCAGCAAAGTTCATTGTAATTATATTAGCATCAAGAAGTTAGTTCAATTCAAAAACTGATATTAATTGTTACACAGTTTTAGCTCATATTATAGCTATTACATGTAGAAATCATACAaggtgtaaaaaaaattactttgaAACAGAAGCTGAATCTCAGAGGAAAAGCTTAAACACATAGGAAAGGCCCATAGAATAGGTAAGTAAAGTTATGTACATAATAGAAACAAACAGAAGTTCTTGCACACAATGGCGGAACTACAAAGCTATGTTTGGGAGGGCCAGCACATGTTTTTTGTACCAAATCTCATGAAACACATTGCTAAGTACATATGCAACAAGCAAAattttcaagattttgcaggGGCCAGGACCACCTCTGGCACCAATGAATCTCCAGTAGTGCTTGCACAAATACAAATCAAGGTTCTATGTTCTTCTGCCTTCTGCCCACTAGAGGGGGTGTTCTAGCAAGCAAAGTAGAGAGTGGTAAACAAGCTATGTGTTTCATCCTATCTCAAAGACAAACGTATACCTTTTATGATCCTTAAAACAAAATGCCATCGTCTATGCAACAGGTGCTCAAAATTCACCAGACGGTTACGGATTTATGATATGTAACGACATAACATTAAATAGTTACATTTGACTTATTAATATGAATTGACTTATAACGTTATCGATCAAAAGATACATTGATAAACAAAAAGGTAAATCATAGAGCAAATATAAAGTACCTCAGCTCGCTTCTTCCTGGTGGCTACATGTAATGCGGTGTTACCAAATTTGTCAGGAAGCATCACAATTGCTGCATCTGCATCAAGAAGCAGTTTCACCACCTCACAGCTTGTCCCTTTCACAGCCATATGCAAGGCAGTTTGCCCTTTCTTGTCAGTCCTTCGTGCCAACTGTGGATCCCTATTTAGCAATGCTCTTACAATCTCCACATGCCCTGGACCCCCTGGTCTTGCCGCCAGATGCAATGCATTCTTCCCATTTGCCTTTGATATCTCCAACAAGGTAGAATCCTTTGACAACAGTTCATCAACCACAGCTATATGCCCTCTATGAGCGGCAGATATAAGTGGGGTTGCATTTGATGGCCCAGTTGTCTTGCTTAGGCCAGGATCGTGATCTAGGAGTACCTGAACAATGGCTGCAACACAAGTACGAGAATATCAATACATTTTCATTCTCACATTCAATCAGACATAGACCAAAATTGATCAGTAGCATTAAACCAACCAAGTACTCCCAATCTTATATTCATCCATAGTGTATAAACTAAAATTGATCATTCTTCACAATCGCAAACATAAAAATCAACTACTTAAACATCTCCAATTCATCAAAAGCTAATCAGAGATTAAGCTGACAAAATCAATACCATGATGGCCTTGAGTGGCAGCAATATGCAAAGCACTAAATCCGGACCGATTCTTCTTCACAACACTCTCCTTATTCGAATACTTCAGCAACTCCTTGACCACCTCCAGATGGCCTCTATCCGCCGCCGTGAATAACGCCGTCTCCCCCAGCTCATTGACCTCATTCACCACCGCCGCCCTCACCTCCGCCACCTCCGAGTCAAACTCCTCCCCGCTGACGGTCCCCACCATCTGCGAGTCGATATCCTGCAGAATCTGCTTCACCGCCGCCAGATCGCCCTTCTGCGCCGCCAGGTGGAGCTCCGTGTCGTTGTGCCGCCCCGTCACCTGCTTCACATACTTCTTCTTCCCCGCCTGGTCCATCCTCTTCCCCGAGTTCGACAGCACCAGCGCCGGCGGCGTCGCAGCCGATGCAGCCGCCGACGGCGATATCTCCGATGGTGACGCCATCATCACACCCTTCTCTATATCTATCTCACCTAATCAAAAATTCAAACCAACATAACTTGAATCATTCACCGGACAAAAAAAAGCAACAACCTTTCCGGTAAAGAATCCCTCTTTATCTATTTCTGATCATCTAAGCCATGTGGGCTGGGAGAGTAGCGATACAAAATATATTCAAACTCGAATTGAGAATCTTTCTTTTCAATCAAATCAgctaataaataaataaaggtcTGATTAAGCAATAAAGTAAGTACCTTGTTGAATAGTTGAAGACATGGTGGTTttggtgtgggagtgtgggaGCTATGGGGATGAGTTTTTCATGTGAGATGGGAAAGTGAAGGAGATTGGGAGGCTGATAATGGAGACAATAAAGGAAGGAAGGGGAAAGAAGACAAAATGGGTTCGGGGGAAGAAGGTGCAGGGAAGGAAGGGAAAAGCACTAGTCCCTCTTGTCGTCGTTGGAGTGACGGCTAGAGACTCTTTTGGATATTCTTTATTTCTGGCGGAAGTATGACTTTCCATGTCACCTGGAATTAAACTGCCACCATTTCACTCTTTACTGGTCTTACTTGCAATTGCCGTGAAAATACCCGTCACTCCCTCTTCtacttttctttattttttttcctttctatttttttttaaattttgattCATATCATCATATGCTATGAAGTCTGAACTTGTTCGACAGAAAATTAGGAGTGGTATCGATATAGAATAAGGGGTGGTAAAGATATCGTTGTCAAAAAGTAATTCATTCGTGTAATTAATAT
This genomic interval carries:
- the LOC126802281 gene encoding ankyrin repeat-containing protein ITN1-like, which gives rise to MSSTIQQGEIDIEKGVMMASPSEISPSAAASAATPPALVLSNSGKRMDQAGKKKYVKQVTGRHNDTELHLAAQKGDLAAVKQILQDIDSQMVGTVSGEEFDSEVAEVRAAVVNEVNELGETALFTAADRGHLEVVKELLKYSNKESVVKKNRSGFSALHIAATQGHHAIVQVLLDHDPGLSKTTGPSNATPLISAAHRGHIAVVDELLSKDSTLLEISKANGKNALHLAARPGGPGHVEIVRALLNRDPQLARRTDKKGQTALHMAVKGTSCEVVKLLLDADAAIVMLPDKFGNTALHVATRKKRAEIVNELLSLPDSNVNALNRDHKTALDIAEELPLSEESAEVRACLYKYGAVRANELNQPRDELRKTVTQIKNDVHIQLEQTRKTNKNVQNISKDLRKLHREGINNATNSVTVVAVLFATVAFAAIFTVPGGDKDDGTAVVVNSLPFKIFFIFNAFALFTSLAVVVVQITLVRGETKAEKKVVEIINKLMWLASVCTSVAFMASSYIVVGRHHKWAAILVTVVGGMIMAAVLGTMTYYVVKSKRHRALRKKDKSTRRSGSNSWMPSDYSNSEIDRIYAL